Genomic DNA from Methanobrevibacter wolinii SH:
ATTTTCTTTTATTTCTAATTCCAATATTTTATTTAAATTTTTATTTTATCTTTTCAAATAAAATTAAAATTAATTTTTTAATATTTAATTAATTAAAATTTTAATTATAAATCACATTTATTTTTTAATTTAAATCATTAAATTGACTTATTGATTTTTAGTTTATATATGTTAATAAATAAATATTTCTAATTTTTGATTATTTTTAATATAATTTGGATATTTTTTTTTAAAATTAAATTTTAATAATGTTTATCTAAAATTTTCATTTTTAACAATATCTTCAATGATTATTAAATTATCATTTATTACTTTATTTATTTTAGTGATTTTAATTATTATTCAATCTTTAATTTTCAAAAATAGTTTTTAGTTTTTGGTATTTTGGTTTTAGGATTAGTTTTTTTTATTTTTATTTTTTCTTATTTTTTCTTATTTTGGTTTTAGGATTAGTTTTTTTTATTTTTATTTTTTCTTATTTTTTCTTATTTTGGTCTTAGGATTAGTTTTTTAGTTTTTAAAAAGAGTTTATTTTTCATGTTTTTCTTGAAATTTAATGATTTTTTTTAAAATAAATTCCTAATTTGATTTTTAAGTTTAAGTGTTATTTATAAAAAATAGATTTTAACAAATATTTTAAAAAATAGTTTTTTTAAGATTTTTTATTAAAATATTAAAATGTAGAATATTTATTCTACAAATCTTGTATCTGCTTTTTTATTTTTAGCATTATTATATTTAGTTTCAAACCAACCAATTTTAAGGTCTTCAATAGTATCTTCATATAGTTGAGGTACATATGGTTTAATATCTAATAAAGGAGTTCCACTTACAACATCAATATTAGATATATATAATATATTGTCTTTTATGGAATCTAATTTAACAGTTGATAAACCAATATTATTTGGTCTTTTAGGTGATCTAGTAGCGAATACACCATGTGGTTTATTATCTAAAAATGGTTTGACTGTTAATGCATTACCATTGGTTAAATGTAGATAATATATGATATTTAAATGAGAAAATCCTTCAATATCTTTAAGTCCTTCAACATATTTTTCTTTTAAGTGAATTTCACCTTTTACACCTTTTGCTCCAGTTGGTTGTATTGGCATTCCTTCTGGTTTTTTAAATGGTGTAATAATTGTTCCTATTGTTTCTAATTCTATTTTATTCATAATATAACATTGTTTTATTGCTTTATATATTTTACTAATCATTTTTTTATTAATCCTATCGAAATGCACTATTTTTTGAAATCAATAAATATTTTAGTATCTTGTAAAAAACGATATATTTATATGTTATAAAGTACAAATTTATAATATAAATGTTTATTTATATTTAATAAAATTTTTAAATGATTTTTTATTAAATAAAGATTATTAAAGTAATAAATATTTATGTATAATTGTCGTTTTTGAATTTTCATATCGATAATTTTTTATTATAAAATTTTATAAATATT
This window encodes:
- the tsaA gene encoding tRNA (N6-threonylcarbamoyladenosine(37)-N6)-methyltransferase TrmO, whose product is MNKIELETIGTIITPFKKPEGMPIQPTGAKGVKGEIHLKEKYVEGLKDIEGFSHLNIIYYLHLTNGNALTVKPFLDNKPHGVFATRSPKRPNNIGLSTVKLDSIKDNILYISNIDVVSGTPLLDIKPYVPQLYEDTIEDLKIGWFETKYNNAKNKKADTRFVE